From the Trifolium pratense cultivar HEN17-A07 linkage group LG4, ARS_RC_1.1, whole genome shotgun sequence genome, the window caaGATACAATAGCAATTGGCcgattcaaatatttaaaagaatatatctatatatgaaaataaatttcagtCATTGAAAAATAACTCCTAACAAAGAATCTCATTATGATTAATTccaaaaattaatcaattaatgaTTAACCCCTTATACTCCTAGCTACGTCAAGTCAGCTAATACCCTTCATAAAACTAAACCCCCATCTAAACTCAATCTCTAATCTAATTTTTTCACCAAACATATCCGAAAGAGACCCCATTGATCCCACAATCCAACtcaataatttaatttccacCCTATCCTTTTTCTACCACCattatttaatgattttatttttatttttttctatttatgaAATCTACCaccatttatttatatataaagcTTAGCATATCATCACATAGTTAGTTTGAAAAGGAATCCTACCAAACAACACCTCTACCTTAACATATCAATCTTTCTAACTTTTTTCCAACGTTGTTAGTACTTTCATTTCTCATATcaccaaaattcaaaatcattgtatcctctattttttttcttctataccatatatttatatataaatatttgtgTGTCAATATAATTTAGGAGATTTTACTATAATGTCTTCCAAAAAGAAAAACCTTATAAGAACATTTTTCACTTCAAATGGAAGTTGTGGATCATGTGCAAAATCAAAAGCAATTCAAGTACACGAACCAacccaaaaacccaaaatttCCATCAACCAAAAGATCACAAATCCAAGTAGTAAAGGTTCTTCCACTACAAATTCAGGTGAACCAAACGGCGCCGTTTGTAGCATCGACGACAGCGAAGATTTCTCCACCACTACCTTTTCTGAAGGTGAGACAACAAACAACTACTTTGTACCCAAACAAAGTCCACTGATGAACACCGTAGCGGTCGAGAAGGACTCGGAGGATCCATATCATGATTTCAAACACTCTATGCTTCAAATGATCTTCGAAAATGAGATCGATTCGGAGGATGATCTTCAAGATCTTCTTCGGTGTTTTCTTCATCTCAATTCTAGTTGTTATCACAGTGTGATTGTTAAA encodes:
- the LOC123922156 gene encoding transcription repressor OFP6-like, which produces MSSKKKNLIRTFFTSNGSCGSCAKSKAIQVHEPTQKPKISINQKITNPSSKGSSTTNSGEPNGAVCSIDDSEDFSTTTFSEGETTNNYFVPKQSPLMNTVAVEKDSEDPYHDFKHSMLQMIFENEIDSEDDLQDLLRCFLHLNSSCYHSVIVKVFNEICHEAFPDKARSYGKVVWEMPLVADRCATAHGGH